A stretch of the Campylobacter concisus genome encodes the following:
- a CDS encoding F0F1 ATP synthase subunit A: MKDLFLFSNFLNSSHAFIYAFHFLLVALIVIIVAYIARSKMQLVPRGLQNIVEAYLEGVISMGRDTLGSEKLARKYLPLVATIGFIVFFSNVVGIIPGFESPTSSLNLTLVLALVVFIYYNFEGIRENGFFKYFGHFMGPNKFLAPIMFPVEVISHLSRVVSLSFRLFGNIKGDDLFLLAMLTLAPWFAPLPAFALLTLMAVLQTFIFMMLTYVYLAGAIAISEHEH; this comes from the coding sequence ATGAAAGATTTGTTTCTATTTTCAAATTTTCTAAATAGCTCCCACGCCTTTATCTATGCGTTTCACTTTCTGCTTGTGGCTTTGATTGTTATCATAGTTGCTTATATAGCAAGGAGTAAGATGCAACTTGTGCCAAGAGGTCTTCAAAATATAGTTGAAGCTTATTTGGAGGGCGTTATATCGATGGGAAGAGATACTTTAGGCAGTGAAAAACTAGCTAGGAAATATCTTCCACTTGTTGCAACTATCGGTTTTATTGTATTTTTTTCAAATGTTGTAGGTATTATTCCTGGATTTGAGTCACCAACATCAAGTCTAAATTTAACTCTAGTTTTGGCTTTAGTTGTATTTATTTATTACAACTTTGAGGGCATTAGAGAAAATGGATTTTTTAAATACTTTGGACACTTTATGGGGCCGAATAAATTTCTAGCTCCTATTATGTTTCCAGTTGAAGTCATCTCGCATCTTTCACGTGTAGTTTCGCTATCATTTCGTCTTTTTGGTAATATCAAGGGAGATGATCTATTCTTGCTTGCGATGCTTACACTTGCACCTTGGTTTGCTCCGCTTCCAGCTTTTGCGCTTCTAACGCTTATGGCTGTTTTGCAAACATTTATCTTTATGATGCTAACTTACGTTTATCTAGCTGGTGCCATTGCTATTAGTGAGCACGAGCATTAA
- a CDS encoding TSUP family transporter, producing the protein MEFNLLSYVVFFVAAFLGGFIDSIAGGGGLITLPAIMAMGVPPHLALGTNKLQGVFGSFTATLNFTKRGLINYKECFVGIVFTFIGAIIGAVVILFLNTNFLKIIIPFLLIAIFIYTLFMPKVGENDRAAKMNEKLFYVVFGLILGFYDGFFGPGTGSFWTFAIVALIGLNLKKAVAHTKLLNFTSNIVALGIFIAGGQMLWAVGLLMAVGQILGAYFGSNLVIKKEVKFIRTMFLVVVAVTICKLIFDYFRV; encoded by the coding sequence ATGGAATTTAATCTACTTAGTTATGTTGTTTTTTTTGTAGCCGCGTTTTTAGGTGGTTTTATCGATTCTATCGCTGGTGGAGGCGGCCTTATAACGCTTCCAGCTATTATGGCGATGGGCGTACCACCACATCTTGCGCTTGGTACAAATAAGCTTCAAGGTGTCTTTGGCAGCTTTACAGCGACTCTAAATTTCACAAAACGGGGATTAATTAATTATAAAGAGTGCTTTGTAGGTATCGTTTTTACTTTCATTGGAGCTATCATTGGAGCAGTGGTTATTCTATTTTTAAATACAAATTTTTTAAAGATAATTATCCCATTTTTGCTGATTGCTATTTTCATCTACACGCTTTTTATGCCAAAAGTCGGCGAAAATGATAGAGCCGCAAAGATGAATGAAAAGCTATTTTATGTAGTTTTTGGGCTGATACTTGGCTTTTATGATGGTTTTTTTGGTCCAGGAACAGGCTCTTTTTGGACATTTGCGATAGTGGCATTAATTGGGCTAAATTTAAAAAAGGCCGTCGCTCATACAAAACTCTTAAATTTTACTAGCAATATCGTTGCTCTTGGCATTTTTATAGCTGGCGGACAGATGCTTTGGGCTGTTGGACTTTTGATGGCAGTTGGTCAAATTTTAGGCGCATATTTTGGATCAAATCTTGTCATTAAAAAAGAGGTTAAATTTATTAGAACAATGTTTCTAGTGGTAGTTGCAGTGACTATTTGTAAATTGATTTTCGATTATTTCAGAGTTTAA